ATTGAACCCATAGATGGTATGGGAATCCGTTCCCAGCTTGACCGTATTATGGAAGAACTCAAAGAAGAAAAAAACTACGTCAATGACACAGATATTCCTGCAGACGATCTGAAAAAATTATGTGAACTTTTTAAAGCTCAAGTTCAGGAAATCCTTGGCATAGCCTTTCCCGACAACCCGGAAGATCAGCTTTGGGGAGCCATCGGAGCCGTATTCAAGAGCTGGAATGGCCGCCGTGCCATTGCCTACCGCCGCATTGAAGGCATTCCCGATCAATGGGGAACCGCATGTACGGTTCAGAGTATGGTTTTTGGTAATATGGGTGCCAGCTCAGCCACAGGTGTTGCCTTCACCCGAAATCCTGCCAATGGTGAAAACCGTTTCTACGGAGAATGGTTGCCCGATGCCCAGGGTGAAGACGTGGTGGCAGGTATCCGAACACCCAATCCCTTGAACAATGACACCAAAAATGATCAGAATGCCCACCTGCCCTCCCTTGAAGAGGAAATGCCCGTTGTATACAAAGACCTCTATGATATCAGGGAAAAACTGGAAAAACACTACCACGACATGCTGGATATCGAGTTCACCATCCAGGAAGAACGTCTGTACATGCTCCAGTGCCGGGTAGGCAAAAGAACGGGACCTGCGGCCCTCAACATGGCCATGGATATGCTGGAAGAGGGCCTTATCACTGAAAAACAGTGCGTCATGCGCGTGAAGCCTTCCCAGCTGGATGAGCTTCTCCATCCCATAGTGGACCCGGATGAAGAAAGAAAAGCCTGCATTGTAGCCAAAGGGCTACCTGCAGGACCCGGAGGTGCATTCGGTCAGATTGTCTTTACCGCTCAGGACGCCGTAAACTGGCAGAAAAAAGGCAAACAGGTCATTCTCGTCCGTGAGGAAACCAACCCTGAAGATGTGGAGGGTATGCGTGCGGCAGAGGGCATCCTCACGGCCCGTGGCGGCATGACCAGCCATGCAGCCCTTGTGGCAAGAGGATGGGGTAAGTGCTGTATTGTGGGTGCAGCCATGATCAAGCTTGATTTCCGCACCAGGGAAATGCGTGTTGGTGGCAAGGTATATAAAGAGGGAGACGTGGTCACCCTCAACGGATCCAAAGGGCTTGTGTATGAAGGAGCCCTAAAAATGATGGATGCCACGGAAAATCCCCGTTTTAAAGCTTTTATGTCCATAGTGGACAAATTCCGGACCATGGGGGTACGAACCAATGCGGACAGTACTCAGGATACTCTGATCGCCCTTGAATATGGTGCTGAGGGCATCGGTCTCTTCCGTACGGAACATATGTTCTACGGGGGCGATTCCGATCACCCGCTCTTTTTGCTGCGCAAAATGATCCTCAGCGATACGGAAGATGAACGCCGACAGGCCCTGGAAGAACTCTTTCCCTTCATGAAACGGGATATCCAGAGTACCCTTGCCACCATGGATGGCATGCCCGTCACCATACGCCTCCTGGATCCTCCCCTGCATGAGTTCGTTCCCCACGGAGAAAGCCATCAGAAAGAACTCGCTGCAGCCCTTGATATTACCACCCATGATGTTATCCGCAGGGGAGAGGAGCTTCAGGAAAGTAATCCCATGATGGGCCACCGCGGTGTTCGGCTTGGCATTACCTACCCTGAAATTACGGAAATGCAGGTCAGGGCCATTCTTGAAGCCGCTGCAGAGCTGATCCGTCAGGGTAAAAACCCCATGCCGGAAATTATGGTTCCCGTTACCTGCGATGTAAAAGAACTTGTTTTTGCTAAAAAAATTACCGACAGGGTTTATGCGGATATCCTGAAAGCTTTTGATCTTGAATCCATAGATTATAAGTACGGTACCATGATTGAAATACCCAGAGCCGCTCTCCTCGCCAACAAAATGGCAGAAGTTGCCGAATTCTTTTCTTTCGGTACCAACGATCTCACCCAGATGACCTTCGGCTTCAGCCGTGATGACACAGGCGGATTCATGTCGGAATATCTGGATGCCGGCATCCTTGACGCGGATCCTTTCCAGACCATTGACCAGGATGGAATGGGACAACTCATTGAGTACTCCGTTGAAAGAGGCAGAAAAACCCGCCCGGACCTCAAAATCGGCATCTGCGGTGAGCATGGTGGTGATCCTGCTTCCGTTGCTTTCTGCTATGCGAATAACCTGACCTATGTCAGCTGCTCTCCCTTCCGCATTCCCATTGCAAGGCTGGCCGCAGCACAGGCAGCCCTCAAAAGTGAAGAGCTGTAAATAATAAAAAGAGAGAGGGGTACCCTTTTCCATGGCATACCCCTCTCTCTTTTTTATTTGTTTCTCCCCTTCAAAAACACAGGCAGTCTTTTCCCTATGCTTTAGGAGGACTCATGAACGCTTCTCCATCCACCACAAGGGTTCCATCCTGATTGGTACAGGTAGTACGCAAGGTCACACGATTTTTTTCCATAAGAATTCCAGTCACTTCCACTTTGGCAGTAATTGTATCTCCTATGCGAACCGGTGCAAGAAATTTCAGTTCCTGCTTAAGATATATGGTTCCAGGACCTGGCAGGCGGTTACCGAGGACGGCGGATATCAGACCGGCACTCAGCATACCGTGGGCAATGCGACTTTTAAAAACCGTTCCCTTGGCGTATTCTTCGTTGATGTGGGCAGGGTTAAGATCACCCGTTATTCCAGCAAACTGATACACATCTGATTCTGAAATAGTTTTAGCGAAAGTTGCGCTGTCTCCCATGGAGATCTGATCGATGCTAAGTCCTTTCATTTCTGCTCATTCCTCCTGACCTTAAATAATTTCGTCTTGTAAAGGGCAATCCGCTGTGCTGACACAACAGACAATGATATTAAACCTGGCCTGCGACTGTTTTCTGCTTTGCGTCAGGGCTTAGATTCTTTTTACCGGCAGCGGCTTTTTTTCTGGAGGTAGAGGAACTTTTGTTTTTTTCAGTTGTTTTTTTATCATCCACAGCACTTTCCGGTCTGGACTGCTGCAACGCTTCGGCCAGGGTCATCTGGTCCGCCGGGGCGTCCCTCTCCAGAAGCCATTGCGAAATGGTCGGCACAAACTCTTTCTGGTACTTAGAGCTGACATAAATACCGATATGACCCGTATCCAGACAGACATCACGCGTATCGCTGCTGCCTACCCGGCTGGTAATCTGATCACTGGCAGCAGGCGGCACCAGATGGTCAAAGCGTGCATAAATATTCAAAACAGGCATCGTCACCCTGCCGAGGTCTATCCTGTGGGCACCTATCTGTAATTTATTCTGAATTAAAAGGTCTTTTTTATAGAGATCTTCTATGAACTGACGAAAGGTTTCACCGGGAACATCCGGGCTGTCGTAGATCCACTTTTCCATGCGGATGAAATTTTCCACAAAGGCCTTATCACCAAGATTCTGGAGAAAAGATCTGTACTTATCGATCATAAGACGGGCAGGATTCAAAAGAAGAAACCCAAAATTCATGAGATCTCCCGGCATATTGCCGTAATTTTTCAGGATAGAATCCGCATCCAGATCCCTCATCCATACATGGAGCAGTCCCTGCTCATGACCGAAGCTGGTGGGTGTAACCGTTAGCACAAGATTTTTTACTTTTTCCGGGTGAATGGCCGCATATATGGTACAGAATGTACCTCCCATACAGATACCCATCAGATTAAGAGCCGCAACCTTTTCCTGCTTACATACAAAATCAATGGCATCACTCATGTAAATATTTACATGATCATCAATACTCAGATATTTGTCCTTCTGGGTAGGATACCCCCAGTCAAGCATGTACACATCCACACCATCGGCAAGAAATTTTTCCACAACACTGCGGCCGGGTTGAAGGTCCAGCATGGTTTCACGGTTGATAAGGGCATAGACCACAAGCAAAGGAGTTTTTCTACGGCTCTTGTCTTTAGCGGTTGACCTGTAATGTTTCAGGCGAACACGATCTTCCTGCCAGACGATTTCATAGGGAGTGGCTGCAATCCTGTCATCAAGGGAGCTGAGCAGCACATCAACAGCGTCTTTGAGGTAAGCCTGAGATTTTTCCGTGTTGTTTTCCAGATCTGTGAGAAATTTATCCGTTAACTTGCCTATATCCATCATATACATCCCCCGTATTTGCTGCTGCCTGTTTCCGAAAAAAAACGTCATACAGAAAAAAGCCGATAGGCTCAGAGCCAGGTCTTTCGCTTATTCAGGTCACCGGAACGGAACTTTTTTCCAGCTCGCGGACCCGCTTCTTCAGGGTATACAGCTCTTTATACAGCTCATCCATTTCAGACCTGGTGGGCACCGGAATGGACTGCAGGCTATCTTCCATCATGGCATCCCTTGCGGATTTGAATTCTCCCATGGCTGAAAGGGTTTTTCCCAAAACGGAAGTGTATTCCGGAGACCGAAAGAGCTCCATGTAATGGGACTCAAGCTTCTGCAGCCATAACTTATAGTAGTCTTCCTGATCTTCGGGTATACGTCCTTCGGCAACCATCTGTTCCATGTCCTTCTGCAACTGAAGAAAGCTCTGCTCCATCGGAACATACAGAAAGTGGAGCAGCTCAATGGCGTTCCCGTGAAAAAGACTGAAACGATCCAGCGCCGCCATCATTCTTTCCTGATATTCACGCCCCAGGCCCACCTGTGGGATATGAAATACTTTACGGATTTCCTTTTCATAAATTTCCTGCCACGCATGAAAAAGCTCGCTTCCCGAACCGCTGGTCTCCATGGTTTCAAAAACCTCGCCGATTTTTCCTGCGTTTTCCATAAAACGCTTTTGAATGAAATCCGTTTGCTTCTGGAATAACTGCATAAAACGATTTGCGGCCTCTAGCTGTCCTGCGATATCAGACGGTTCAAACGCATTGTGGCCATCTTTTGGCATACCCTGCCCCCAGTTTTCCATGGTTTTACGCATTCCTTCCCAGCCTTCTGCCATGGTTCGTGCCATATTCTGCTGCATGGTTTCTGCCTGTCTGGGAAAATCCCTGGAGGCGTTATTCCATGCACCTGACAAAGAACGCAAAAAAAGACCTGTGTTTTCAGCCCAGTTCTGCATGGACTGAGAAAAAGGGAAAGAATCCTGATTGTTTGTCATTGGACCTCCTGAACGTTTCCAGAACTTATCATGGTGGCAGACATTAAGGGTTTCCCTTGATGGGACAGCAGAAAAAACATCTTCGTTGAAAATTGATTTGTTTTATGAATAGTCAAGCCCGTTGACACGAAATACTTCGCCATTGTGCCTGAAACGGTACAGATCCCAGCCTGAAGGGATCCATATCCCAAGCTATAGAATTATGTCCCGAACCCTTGTAAAAATGGTAAAAATAAGGTCAAACTGCAGGTATGGTTTGAAAGTATGGTGTGTTGTGCTAACTTGTCAAAACTGTTTACATGCGCAGGATGGTTTGATTATTATATACATACTTTTTTATTCTAACGAAAAAGATGGTTAAGGTCCATAGGAAAATATCACAATTCTGCAGGAATTTTTCCCGCTTTTTCTTGCCAGCATGTGTCCGCATACTGCTTCAGGGAGGATCATGACTGCTTCCTTTGCAATTTTATCCGACATTCACGGCAATCTCGAAGCCCTTATGCAGGTGCTCAAAGACATGAAGTCCATGGGTATTATGAAAGGCATAAGCCTGGGTGACAACATTGGATATGGTCCCTGCCCCAATGAAGTTGTTGCCACTCTTCTTGCCAACAACATTCCTTCGGTTCTGGGGAATCATGAATCCGGGATTCTTACCCTGTCGGAACAGGCATGGTTCAACTCTTCAGCCAGACAGGCCCTGATGCGAACACAGGAACTGCTCACCCCGGCAACCATGGACCACATTCGCAAGTACCCCAGATATGACTCCTTCTGCGACTGCCGTTTTGTCCATGGATGCCCCCCCGCAGATATACGCACCTATCTTTTTGAAAAAGATGACGAGGAAATGGTTCAGCTGTTCGGCTTTTTTGAGGAAAGCATTTGCTTTGTTGGACACACCCATGATCTGGATCGAATACTCTGGGACGGAACCACTCTTCACCGAAATATGTCTGCGGAGTCAATCCATTGTCTGAAAAAACATGAACGGGCCATCATTAACTGCGGCAGCGTAGGGCAGCCCAGAGATGGAGACAACAGAGCAAAATATATCATATATGATCCCCTTGAACGATGCTTTCTTATCCGGAAGGTTCCCTACGACATCCAAAAAACTGTCTCTGCTATCCTCAAAGCCGGACTCCCGAAGGTATATGCCGACAGACTATGGTAGGAGA
This genomic stretch from Desulfobotulus pelophilus harbors:
- the ppdK gene encoding pyruvate, phosphate dikinase — its product is MTTYVYSFGNGMADGDATQADLLGGKGANLAEMSQLGLPVPAGFTLSTDCCNDFLSSGGSYPPELWEQVRSALTAVEESMGMKFGDRENPLLVSCRSGARQSMPGMMETVLNVGLCPDTIPGLIRKTGNERFVYDAYRRLIMMYADVVMEKAEGIEPIDGMGIRSQLDRIMEELKEEKNYVNDTDIPADDLKKLCELFKAQVQEILGIAFPDNPEDQLWGAIGAVFKSWNGRRAIAYRRIEGIPDQWGTACTVQSMVFGNMGASSATGVAFTRNPANGENRFYGEWLPDAQGEDVVAGIRTPNPLNNDTKNDQNAHLPSLEEEMPVVYKDLYDIREKLEKHYHDMLDIEFTIQEERLYMLQCRVGKRTGPAALNMAMDMLEEGLITEKQCVMRVKPSQLDELLHPIVDPDEERKACIVAKGLPAGPGGAFGQIVFTAQDAVNWQKKGKQVILVREETNPEDVEGMRAAEGILTARGGMTSHAALVARGWGKCCIVGAAMIKLDFRTREMRVGGKVYKEGDVVTLNGSKGLVYEGALKMMDATENPRFKAFMSIVDKFRTMGVRTNADSTQDTLIALEYGAEGIGLFRTEHMFYGGDSDHPLFLLRKMILSDTEDERRQALEELFPFMKRDIQSTLATMDGMPVTIRLLDPPLHEFVPHGESHQKELAAALDITTHDVIRRGEELQESNPMMGHRGVRLGITYPEITEMQVRAILEAAAELIRQGKNPMPEIMVPVTCDVKELVFAKKITDRVYADILKAFDLESIDYKYGTMIEIPRAALLANKMAEVAEFFSFGTNDLTQMTFGFSRDDTGGFMSEYLDAGILDADPFQTIDQDGMGQLIEYSVERGRKTRPDLKIGICGEHGGDPASVAFCYANNLTYVSCSPFRIPIARLAAAQAALKSEEL
- a CDS encoding MaoC family dehydratase gives rise to the protein MKGLSIDQISMGDSATFAKTISESDVYQFAGITGDLNPAHINEEYAKGTVFKSRIAHGMLSAGLISAVLGNRLPGPGTIYLKQELKFLAPVRIGDTITAKVEVTGILMEKNRVTLRTTCTNQDGTLVVDGEAFMSPPKA
- the phaC gene encoding class III poly(R)-hydroxyalkanoic acid synthase subunit PhaC yields the protein MMDIGKLTDKFLTDLENNTEKSQAYLKDAVDVLLSSLDDRIAATPYEIVWQEDRVRLKHYRSTAKDKSRRKTPLLVVYALINRETMLDLQPGRSVVEKFLADGVDVYMLDWGYPTQKDKYLSIDDHVNIYMSDAIDFVCKQEKVAALNLMGICMGGTFCTIYAAIHPEKVKNLVLTVTPTSFGHEQGLLHVWMRDLDADSILKNYGNMPGDLMNFGFLLLNPARLMIDKYRSFLQNLGDKAFVENFIRMEKWIYDSPDVPGETFRQFIEDLYKKDLLIQNKLQIGAHRIDLGRVTMPVLNIYARFDHLVPPAASDQITSRVGSSDTRDVCLDTGHIGIYVSSKYQKEFVPTISQWLLERDAPADQMTLAEALQQSRPESAVDDKKTTEKNKSSSTSRKKAAAGKKNLSPDAKQKTVAGQV
- a CDS encoding poly(R)-hydroxyalkanoic acid synthase subunit PhaE → MTNNQDSFPFSQSMQNWAENTGLFLRSLSGAWNNASRDFPRQAETMQQNMARTMAEGWEGMRKTMENWGQGMPKDGHNAFEPSDIAGQLEAANRFMQLFQKQTDFIQKRFMENAGKIGEVFETMETSGSGSELFHAWQEIYEKEIRKVFHIPQVGLGREYQERMMAALDRFSLFHGNAIELLHFLYVPMEQSFLQLQKDMEQMVAEGRIPEDQEDYYKLWLQKLESHYMELFRSPEYTSVLGKTLSAMGEFKSARDAMMEDSLQSIPVPTRSEMDELYKELYTLKKRVRELEKSSVPVT
- a CDS encoding metallophosphoesterase family protein; translation: MTASFAILSDIHGNLEALMQVLKDMKSMGIMKGISLGDNIGYGPCPNEVVATLLANNIPSVLGNHESGILTLSEQAWFNSSARQALMRTQELLTPATMDHIRKYPRYDSFCDCRFVHGCPPADIRTYLFEKDDEEMVQLFGFFEESICFVGHTHDLDRILWDGTTLHRNMSAESIHCLKKHERAIINCGSVGQPRDGDNRAKYIIYDPLERCFLIRKVPYDIQKTVSAILKAGLPKVYADRLW